The Bdellovibrionota bacterium DNA segment ATGGCGATTGGGATGATGTGATCGTATTCGAGGAACTTGTTTGAGTTGCAATTCTGGTGAGTGCACTGGCCTTTGTCTCTCTTGTAGACTACTTGCTTTATCGTGGAGGGGAT contains these protein-coding regions:
- a CDS encoding HNH endonuclease signature motif containing protein; this translates as IPSTIKQVVYKRDKGQCTHQNCNSNKFLEYDHIIPIAMGGKTTIQNLRLLCRTHNQRAAIEKFGFQKMQPYLNL